The DNA sequence AGCATGTCCCGGTCTCAGAAGGAGTTATTCAAGGGGTACTTAAAGTCTTGCCAATGGCGGATGAGGTAGATGGTTATCAAGAGGTCCTACGCCAGCGTGATGACTTTACTTTTGGTTTTGATTGGGATGCTCTCCGCTGGGTTATTGCCGGACCGGAGTCATTTTGGACCCGAGAGAACCTCAGATCCTGGCCTAAGAGCATTGATACACGTTATCTCACTGTAGAGGCTCGAGCGTGTGTCCAGATTTTATCTCATTACATGCTTCCAAGCACTCACGAGTCATCGATCACCGTGGATCTCGCCCTACTAGTTGGGTGCATACTTACTGAGTGGCCGGTCAATCTCCCTCTCCTCATCCAACAAGCCATAGGTCGTGTCCATGCCAAGGGGAACCTACCATTTTCCACCCTGGTGACGGAGTTAGTTGCTGCTGTTGGTGTTCCCCAGGAGGCTAAGGATCAGAAGGCTATGATTCCGGCAGAGGGCAACGTCGTCCCAACCAGAAAATATCTCAAGCCTCCGGCGAAAAACCCAAGCCTTGACACAGTTATACCCTCGGACATCCCTACCACTTCATCTGCACCACAACAATCATCCCACCAACTGCTTGTAGCTCTCCATAGGAAGATGGATCGATATAAACGGCGGAACCAACGCCAATTTGCTTATGTGAAGAAACTTTTGAGTACTGTGACACCACCTATGGAAGAGCTGGAGATCTCCACATCCACTTCGAACTTAATAGAAGATGACACTCATGAAAGGGATAGTGGAAGTTCTAGACTCGATCATCCCTTGCGCCTTACCAACAGTACGGAGGACCATGCTAATTcttaagtgtagggaggtcgttcgaccgatctccgtaggtaaTAATCTCTTCCTTTCATCACCCTAAAATTTgattttcctttgttaattaggatagattgcatggttagttttttcttttgaacACTTTTTGCATGATAGTTGCTTCTtctaggactacttggttagggtgatgagaAACTgtgttttagggcaccctaccaatttgaaaatttttttgttggtATCAAGCTTGCTTGAAGAATTTATTTtagaacatggtttttgagccaagaacacaagcatgtgagttttgagcctaattgtgtggttatatcttataaccacttattcccattcttgtgtgcattgttctccttctatgattgcaatccttgatttgtttgaCTCTATATGTTCATTATTGTGTGTATGAATGCATGTgtgtgattgaggccatcatttcatttagccACTTGCCCGAGCCTTACCTTGCATcatccattgttagccaactttgaacTTATTTTAACCTCTTTTGTTCTTAATGTTACCACATTACAAGCCTTTAAGCGGAAAACCATAAATGTCCTtcatttgaatctttgattagcttaggctagtgagtgtggGTGCCATTCAATTGTGGGGAAACTTGGGACATTAGTTGAGGTAAAGGgttgttttctattttcattaaagatattagaaatttggtacatgctcatgtgttaattaaatgtaaaaccatatgcattgatgctctcatatatatattctagtttgaaaaaataatttaagaagaacaaaaaaaaagaaaaaaaagaaaaagaaaagtaataaaaaaaggggacaaaaatacCCCACAGCAAAGTAACAATATTATTGCATATGAAATGTCAATTAAAgaaaatacatgagtatgtgaaaaagtgggaatcatgggtagctaggtattATATTAGATTTGAATAGattgtcataggttaggtgagAGCTGAGGTTAGTCAAGGATTCAAATGTCAAGCTCACTCAACCATATGCATCTATACCcttaccctagccccattacaacataagaaaagacctcatgatacatgtATGCATACATAGAATAATTGTTCATTGttagagaaaaaacaaattttggaaagcatgagtagaggagaattgagtggTCAACCCTACACAccgagcgaatagagtgcaaacacttccggtgaggtttgaggctcaattccttgttcccggctttcattaGCTTTCTTCATGCAAGTTATGCACACTTCACTTTGATGTTTGAATTGGTAGAGCTCGTGTATTGATTTATCATTTTGCCCTATGTGCTCATACATGTTCATGGAAGAGTGATTTACTCATGACCAAGTAGATAGTAGCATTCGCAttaattgcattcatgtagGTAGATTGCACTTCATACGACCCCATTCTCTTATGATCCTTTggtcttttaatttattttagcatgaggacatgcttggtttagtgtgggaaggttgataaaccccatttttagggtttattttgtatagaatttgggggttttatcaatattctttcacacttattcatataaaatgcatggttttgtgtTTCTTTCCCAATTTTGCTTCATGGTTGAAAACATGCTCCTTTGACCTCAAATATGCTATATTTTTAATCCTCTTCTATTaacattcgatgccgtgatgtgtttgttaagtgatttcagagtttaTAGGACAGAAATGGCTCAGAAGagtggaaggaagcatgcacaagtggaaggaacatgaaaaatggaagctttgaagatttagcattgacgcgtacgcatgccttGCACACACGCGTGGATGTATGATGCTGGAATTGGCGCAAATTGTTGGCGCATTCGCGTGGATGAGCGAAAATTATATCGACTCGTGCGCGTGccctacgcgtacgcgtggcttaAAAATCTCATCAACACGTACGCGTGACGCGCAGCACGTGACTTTATTAGTGAAATCATGCCTGACGATTTCTGAAGAGCTTCTGGGCCCAATCTGAAGCAATTCTGAAGGCTAAAGACCCAAGAAGACCAAGGGAATAGGGGGATTCACACGTTAGAGATTCTTAGCTAGTTTTTGCAGTTTAtgttctagagagagaaactctcaATTCTCTCTAGGTTTTGACTATCTCAATTTGAATTTCTCTTGGATCCTTTGGTTAGATCTGAATTTAATTCAAGTTTACATTGCTCCAATTTGTAGATCTCATTCTTCTACTCTCATTTTAGTGTTCTTGTTACTCCTATATTGTAGATCTTGAATTTGGATCTTGTTTACTTTGAGTTCTATTAATACATTGAGGAATTTCATGTTCATTGTTGTTAATTgcttgattgttgttaattgttTGTAGTAGACAACCTTGACTTGAATTTTCTTCTCAATTTCACAATGTCATTCATTCTTGCtcaccaagtgtttgagaaattgTCAACTATAGTTATGGAGTAGGCTTTTCACTCATGGCTTGGGGGTTGAGttattggagacacttgaattgTTAATGTCCTTTGTTGACTCATAATTGAAAATTGCTAGTTGATTTGCatgccactaaagctagtcttttattaggagttgactaggacttgtggactcAAGTTTATTATCTCCACTTGACTTTctttcatagttagaggttgactacgTGGAGCAACAACCAATTATGGTCACAATTGATGGAGACTATGatgataggacttccaattctcaCCCCTAGCCAAGGCTTTTACATTGGTTGATTGTCATTCACCTTTATTAGTTTGATTTCTTAGTTTTCTTATTCCAATTGTTAAATTGCTCATTGTCTCAATTCATGTTCATTTACTTCCCTTGTACTAAAATCCAAAACATCAAGAGAACTCCTAACCAATGATGTGCGTCGTAGGGCaactcctagggagaacgactcgggatTCCACTATCGGTTATTGATTTTGAATTGTGGTGTCACATTTTCTAAATTTGGTATGGGATTGcttgttggtttagactatactcacaacgggattttattaataaattctatACCGACAAAATTTCTTGCATCGAAGATGCGATTCTTTTGCAGCTTGGATGTGGTCTAGCGCCACATAGCATCAGGATCCACCATGGATGTGCTCGAGGCATTGCCATCAAACAAGCCCCAACTACATAAAATAccttctcattgtatcttctctgatatggttaCCCTCCCAATTCACATCttctatattttcttttctaaccAAATTCACCCTCTTTGTCCGATCCTTAGCTCTATTGGCAATAGGTGCAGACCGACTGATTTACTGCTCATCAACTTTTTCGAGTTCAGTCCATACCCAATACCCATCTTTGAACCCATTATGATAATAGTGCAAAGTTATAAACGAAACCCTTAGCCATTTAGCCAGTCGACACTTATAGCATAGACACCTAAATATCCCTTAAAACCTATGAGCATGGTACTACGTTGAACACATACGTAATGAACTGATCAACCCCATCAAAACTCAGGTTTTATTCTCCCCATTGTCCATTTTTCCTATCGTACATCCCCAAATGATGACTTGGAATATTTTTCCATAAATGACCTAGAATCCAACCAATAACACtacttaattattaaaattttctaaattttgatAGAGTTTCGGCTATAATCAGCGACCTCCACTAAATGTAATTTTCAACTTTTACCAACCAAACATGTCtttaaacaatttaaaaaaaatcagtaGAATTTTTTCTTAATTCAAAGACTTcgactattttttttttcacttttcatagtttaaaCAATTGCAAgcatatattaaaataaaacaaccCAGACatctgttttaaattttttagaaatttcagcaaagttttagttttaattagcGATCTCTACCAAATGTAATTTTCAACTTTAAAAACTAAACCTTGACTTAGATTGAATATCCCACTAGCTTAAAAAACTTAGATGTTCTCTTGACCTTCTCAGACAAGACTCAAACTAGCTCTTCACCGATCTAAGAACCTTAAATATTATTGCCTCAAGTCTTTTTAGGCTAATCCTTAACTCAGATTGAATACCCCACCAATTTAAGAACCTTAGATATTCTAATGATTTTCTCAATTAAGACTCAGGGCGTAGACAAACATAAGAATATTAGATATTCTTTCTTTTAAGCCTTCTCAAAACTAGAGATCATTACTAGATTAGGTTACAATGAAAACTGTTAAGTGCAAAGACTCACAACTTTAACCAAGTTGTTGAGAAGTTTGCAAACTTAACAACTTAATATGAAAACCTATCCAAGTTCTGAGATAGTTCAAAGATATTATGTAAGAATAAAAACATATCTCTGATGTACAAGAGAATTGTTGGGTGCAGGAACCCACAGTAAGACAggagagttatcaaactcaacaaCTTCATATCGAAGTGCTATCCTAGTGTGAGATATAGACATAATATATTTTCTAAGAAATATAGGACATTCTCCACTTACATGAATTTAATCTACATATAGATATACAATAAATAGTTACAATAATGCTCCACATCCATGCAATAACCCTAACCAAGTCAACCAAGTTATTTTTCATTCACGCACCTCCCCCACTTCAAGTTATTTTTCATACACGCGCCTCCTATTAACGTAATTACGTAAAGCTTCTTCCTTAACGTACACCTTCTTGGATCTGCATTGTATTTATCTTCAACGTAATAAGCTCTCTTcgttcttcttcattttcttcttcgatctgcATTTCATTTATCTTCTTCctattcttcttcattttcttctttaatctgCATAGCATTtatcttcttccattttctctcatgaaattttaaaattctaactTGTCTTAGAAGAAAACATTGATGGTAATGATGAGCCTTGGGAGCCGTGGAGTTAGGATAAGCATTATCCTAAAGTTTGGTGTAAAAATATCTCAAGAAAGGTTAATTACTAAAGCTAGATGTATTAGGATACAAGTGTTTCTTACTTTTCCCTTAAGAAATATTttcttggagagcaagaaagaaaacatGTGGTGGCTATCCCGGAGAGAGCCACGTGTCATAGGGTATTGAGTCATCagaatttaataataaaatatcattcTGAAGATAATTACTAAACTAGATTCATCAGATTACACTACTAAAGGATAAGCATGAGCTTTACAAGTATAAATGATACTAGTAACATGATAATCATGAGGATAAAAGATATAAGATGAAGTATTAGCGTTGCTAAGTTCATCTAAGAATGCTGGTATTATCCATTATCGGTATATTTCTAGCTCAGTTTTTACATTACTAAATATAGATCAACATTAACCACAAcagagaaaataataatataatattctgaataaaataataatatataaatattatattaatataattttttctcgAAATTCGAGACCAGCTCGTCACATAAAGACTAACCACGAAAAtcagaattttgaaatttgaactCGAAGTGGCTCAAAAATGCAACTTTTGCGACGTGTCTACTTAGGTCAGGAGAGGTGTCTGGTGTAGTCAAGCTGCTGACTCAGCAGCTTGATGACACAACACATGTGTAGTGGAGGTGCTTATATGCACTAAAATTTAGAAATTCCATAAAAATTCGCTTGATCCCGAAAAGCGTCGTTTCTTCGGGGCTAGGCCATtgcattctaccctcctaaaagaaatttttttccTCAAAATTTCAATTACCTGAAAAGAGAAACGGATAATCTGTCCCCATCTTGTCTTCCAGTTCCCATGTGTACTCTTCAGTTCTAGTTTGTCCCCATGCTACCTTAACAAATGGTGTTGTCTTCCCTCTCAGCTGTTTCTCACTTCGTTTCACAATCCCTGCTGGTAAAGTTTGGTATGTTAAGTCGGTTCGCAGCTGTACTGTTTTTGGTTGTAAAATGTGGCTTTCGTCGGGATTATATTTCTTGAGTTGTGAATCATGAAATTCACCATGAAGGTTGGACAAATAAGGAGGGAGGACTATCATGGACTCAATTTCTTAGTTCTAAGGGCTCTACCTATCCCTGCCGTAGCTGTCATTCTTAAGAAAATATGGTCACCCTCGCTAAATTCTAAGGGCCTACGCCTAATATATGCATAGCTCTTCTGTTGACTTTTGAGCAGCTTGAATCTTCTCTCGAATGTGCTTAATCCATTCAGTAGTCTCTTGTACTAACTCTGGTCTCAAAATCCTACCTTCCTCCTTGTCATACCAACATAACGGTGACTTGCACTTTCTCCAGTAGAGGGCTTCATACGGTACCATTCAGATACTTTGTTGATAACTGTTGTTATAAGCAAACTCAATTAACGGAAAATATTTGTCCCAGTTGCCTTGCTGATCCATCACACAAAAAGACAACATATCTTCCAAGGTACGAATCGTCCGTTTTGTCTGCCCATCAGTCTATGGGTGATATACTGTActcaaatacaatttttttttcaaaatctttctgTAGGGCTCCCCAAAATCTAGAAGTAAACCTGGAATCCCTGTCTGATACAATTGATGAGGGTATCCCGTGCAGTCATATTATCTCCTGAATGTATGACCAGGCGAGTTTTTCCACAGTATAGCTAACTTTAACTGGTAGAAAAATTGCTTATTTTCTCAACTGATCTACAATTACCCAAATTGCATCATGCCCTACAGAAGTCCTTGGTAATCTAGTAACAAAATTCATCCTGATCTCTTCCCACTTCTATTGTGGTATATCCAGTGGTTGTAAGGTTCCTGGTGGTTTCTTGTCTTCCACATTAATCTTCTGGCAAGAGAGACACTTCGAAACATACGTTGTTACATCCTTCTTCATCCCCAGCCACTAGAATATCCCTTAAAATAAGCATCATAGTACATCTCAAAAGGTTCCCGTGGGTCTGGTAACACCAAAACTGGCGCCGTCATCAACTTTTCCTTTAAAGTTTCAAAACTTTTTTCACACTTTTCTGCCCATTCAAAAGGAACTTCCTTCCGTGTAAGATGAGTCAAAGGTAAAGCTATCTGCGAAAAGCCTTTAACAAACCGCCAATAGTATCCTGCCAACCCCAAAAAACTACGAACCTCCGTAACTGTCATGGGTTGTTTCCATTGTACTACTGCCTTGATCTTTGAAGGATCTATGGTTATAGTGTCTCGCGTGATCACACGTCCTACGAATGCCACTTCTGCCGCACAAAACTCACACTTGACAGTTTTACATACAGCTTCCATGCTCTTAGTATCTTGTTTGAAAGGCAGTCTTAGCTATATTTGAGTCCTTCACTCGAATTTGATGGTAACCAGACCGTAAATCAATCTTAGAGAATACTGTTGCACCTCTTAGCTGGTCCATTAGATCATCTATCCTCAGTAGTGAAAACTCATTCTTGATTGCAATCTTGTTTAGTTGCCAATAATCTACACACAATCTACTCCCACCATCCTTCTTCATTACCAGTAACACATGAGAATCCCACAGTGATACACTTGGACAAATAAACTTCATTCTCAATAACTCATCTAACTGTTTCTTTAACTCTGCCAGTTCCAGCAGTGACATCCGATTCGGTGCTATAAAAATTGGTTTGACTCCAGGCATCAAGTCAATACTAAACTCTATCTTTCTCTGGGGTGGAAATTTGGGTATGTCATCCAAGAAAACATAAGGGAAACTCCTTCACTACTCGAATTTGCTCCAAGTCTTATTCACTACTCTCTGAGCTAGCTGATAATAGAACGTCACCCTTTAACCTACTACTACTAGAGGTAACTCTTAGGGAATTCAAAAAGAAGGTACAAGACTCAACTGGCTTGGTATGCATGCCAAATATTAGGAATATAGCAGTTCGTTTAAAACAATTAAGGACATGATGCTTAGACAACCAATCTAGACCTAAGATAATATCTAAACCACACAAAGGCAAACAGACCAAGTCATGTATAAAAGTCCTAGCCTCACTAACAAAAGATACCTGTTGACACACTTGACTAGTCAAGGCATTCTGAGATATAGGTGTATGGACAATCAGATCATACTTTAATACAATAAAATCTAATCCTAACTCATGTGCAACAGTCACAAGAATAAAAGAATGGGATGCACCAAAGTCATACAGTACAGTTAAGAGTCGAGATTTGACATAACACTGACCTTGGTATAGGGAGTCTGATTTCATAGCATCATCAGCAGTCATAGCAAACACACGTCCTTGTTGTCGCGTCCTATCTATCCCTTGTGCTGGCTTTCATGGAAGTTCTTCCATTTTCTCTCATGAAATTTCAAAATTCTAACTTTTCTTGGAAGAAAACATTGATGGTAATGATGAGCCTAGGGAGCCATAGGGTTAGGATAAGCATTATCCTAAAGTTTGGTGTAAAAATATCTCAAGAAAGGATAATTACTAAAGTTAGATGTATTAGGGTACAAGTGTTTCTTACTTTTCCCTTAAGAAACCCTTGCTTGGAgagcaagaaagaaaacatATGGTGGCTATCCCTGGGAGAGCCACATGTCATAGGGTGTTTAGtcatcaaaatttaataataaaatattattctgaagataattactaaaattagaTACATCAAATTACACTACTAAAGGATAAGCATGAGCTTTACTAGTATAAATGATACTAGTAACATGATAATCATGAGGACAAAAGATATATAATGAAGTATTAGCGTTGCTAAGTTCATCTAACAATGCCAGTATTATCCATTACTAGTAGATTTCTAGCTCAGTTATTATATTACTAAACATAGATCAACATTAACCAcagcaaaaaaataataaaatattttgaaaaaataataatatatgaatattaTTAATATAGTTTCCTCTCGAAATTTGAGACCGGCTCATCACATAGAGACTAACCACAAAAATCAAAATTCTGAAATTCGAACTTGAAGTGGCTCAAAAATGTAACTTTTTCGCAACGTGTCTGCTTAGATCAGCAGAGGTGTCTGGTGCAGTCAAGCTGCTGACTCAGCAGCTTGATGACACAACACCTATGCAGTGGAGGTGCTTATATGCACTAAAATTCCTAAAATTCCATAAAAATTCCGTTTGATCCCGAAAAAGTGCCATTTCTTTGAGTCTAGGccattacattctaccctcttAAACGAAAATTTTGTcctcaaaatttaaattacctAAAAAGAGAAACGGATAGTCTGTCCTCATCTTGTCTTCCAATTTCCACGTGTACTCTTCAGTTCTAGTTTGTCCCCATGCTGCCTTAACCAATGGTGCTGTCTTCCCTCTCGACTATTTCTCACTTCGTTTCACAATCATGGAAGTATGGTATGTTAAGTCGGCCCGCAACTGTTCTGTTTCTGGTTGTAAAACGTGGCTTTCGTCGAGGTTATATTTCTTGAGTTGTGAATCATGAAAGACATTATGAAGGTTGGACAAATAAGGTGGGAGGGCTATTTGGTATGCTATTGGACCGACTCTtttaagaatttgaaaatgTCATAAGTATCGTGGACTCAATTTCTTACTTCTAAGGGCTCTACCTATCCTTGTTATAGGTGTCACTCTTAAGAAAATATGGTCACCCTCGTTAAACTCTAAGAGCCTACGCCTAATATCTGCATAGCTCTTCTGTTGAATTTTGAGGAGCTTGAATCTTCTCTCAAATGTGCTTAATCCATTTAGTAGTCTCTTGTACCAACTCTGGTCCCAAAATCATACCTTCCTCCTTGTCGTACCAACATAATGGTGACTGACACTTTCTCTAGTAGAAGTTTTCATACGGTACAATTCCGATACTTTGTTGATAATTGTTGTTATAAGAAAAATCAATCAATGGTAAATATTTGTCCCAATTACCTTACTAATCCATCACACAAGATCTCAACATATCTTCCAAGGTACGAATCATCCATTCTGTCTGCCCAtcagtctgtgggtgatatacTGTACTCAAATGCAATTTCATTCCAAAAAGCTTTCTGTAGGGCTCCCCAAAATCTAGAAGTAAACCTTGGAACCCTATCTGATACAATTGATGAGGATATCCCATTGAGTCATATTATCTCCTGAATGTATGACCGGGCGAGTTTTTCCAAGGCGTAGCTTACTTTAATTGGTAGAAAATGCGCTGATTTTGTCAACTGATCTACAGTCACCCAAATTGCGTCATGCCCTGCAGAAGTCCTTCGTAATCTAGTAACAAAATTCATCGTGATCTCTTCCCACTTCCATAGTGGTATCTCCAGTGGTTGTAAGGTTCCTAGTGGTTTCTGGTGTTTCACCTTAATCTTCTGGCAAGTGAGACACATCGAAACATATGTTGCTACATCCTTCTTCATCCCTGGCCACTAGAACATCCCTTAAAATAAGCATCATAGTACGCCTCAAAAAGGTTCCCGTGGGTCTGGTAACCCCAAAATTGGCAACATCATCAACTTTCTCTGTAAAGTTTCAAAACTTTCTTCACACTTTTCTTCCAACTCAAAATGAACTTTCTTCCGTGTAAGACGAGTCAAAGgtaaagctatctgtgaaaagccttTAATAAACCACCGATAATATCCTGCCAATCCCAAGAAACTAGAACCTCCGTAACTGTCGTGGGTTGTTTCCATTGTATTACTGCCTCGATCTTTGAAGGATCTACGGTTATACTGCCTCGTGTAATCACATGTCCCTTGAATGCCACTTCTGCCGTACAAAACTCACACTTTGACATTTTCAAATACAGCTTCCATGCTCTTAGTATCTTGTTCGAAAGGCAGTCTTAGCTATATCCAAGTCCTTCACTCGAATTTGATGGTAACCAGACCGCAAATCAATTTTAGAGAATACTGTCACACCTCTCAGCTGGTCGATTAGATCATCTATCCTCAGTAGTGGATACTCATTCTTGATTGTAATCTTTTTTATTAGCTAATAATCTACACACAATCCCAACCCACCATCCTTCTTTTTTACCAGTAACACGAGCTTTTCACGGTGATACACTCAGATGAATAAACTTCATTCTCAATAACTCATCTAACTGCTTCTTCAACTCTGCCAATTCCAGTGGTGACATTTAATTCGGTGCTATAAAAATTGGTCCAGCTCCAGGCACCAAGTCAATGCTAAACTCTATCTCTCTTTGGGGTGGAAATTCAGGTAAGTTGACGAACGGACTTTTGagtggtctagaatttcacaattaagttctcgttgaaagtatagcttctaaaccaacaagaatcctttcgtacaaaaattatttgtcacaagtaacaaacccctaataaaactaataaccgaagtattcaaacctcgggttgtctctcaaggaattgcagggaggtgtgcttataattggttataGAAAAGTATGTTttgggggttttggataagagaacaagaaaaggtAAATAGTAAGAATTAAATTGAcaactagaaaagctcttggcaaggtatgagaaccggatatcctatcctagttatccttatcaattatgatgagaattgttcgttgctcccacttggtcaacctctaactatgaaggtatgtcaagtggataaatcaatttgatttcccaagtcctagttaattcctatggaaagactagagttagtgaaaTTCAAATCAACTAGCAAACATAACAATTATCCATCaacaaggagtttgataactcaagtgtcaccaatttctcaatcaaagccaaaaggataaaaatctactctagaatccaaccaagcattttatcaaacacttggaaggcacaataCAAAAGCATAGAAAAGCAACAAGAGAGAATAAAATCCAAACAATCAATTGCATTAATAGAAAAATTGAATCTAACATCAAAAGTTCACAAACCAAAGTAATAACAATGAGTAATCAAtaagagtagaagagaaatcctaaattgAAAATAGTTAAAC is a window from the Arachis stenosperma cultivar V10309 chromosome 3, arast.V10309.gnm1.PFL2, whole genome shotgun sequence genome containing:
- the LOC130966090 gene encoding uncharacterized mitochondrial protein AtMg00860-like, which codes for MEAVCKTVKCEFCAAEVAFVGRVITRDTITIDPSKIKAVVQWKQPMTVTEVRSFLGLAGYYWRFVKGFSQIALPLTHLTRKEVPFEWAEKCEKSFETLKEKLMTAPVLVLPDPREPFEMYYDAYFKGYSSGWG